The nucleotide sequence CAGTGAATTATCCCTTACATTCCATTCATATATCTGTTTATCCTTTATTTCAGTTCTTTTTTGATCATATTTAAATCCTACTTTATTCAATTCATGGACATATAATTTAATGTCTTTCGGAAACGTAAGCTTTTCATAATTATTTATAAATTTGGCAGAACTTTCTAGGGTAATTCCACCTGAAAAATGCCCCTCTATCCTTGCTTTTTTTATAATCTCAATAGATTTAGTATAGATTATATCTCCTATTTCTAAGTTTGGTATTGTCCCAGATAAAGTTTTATGTTGAGTTGTATATATGTTTTTCTCCTGGGAAGCTCCGTTTATTTTTTCTTCCAATATTTTTTTAGGATCCAGTTCAATTATTTTTCCATTTGCTTTAATAAGCTCTATTATAGCTATGTCTAAACCACTGTAATTAGCATCATAATCAAAGTAAAGTGAGTTATCTTTTTTAGAAGTGGTATTTAAGATTTTTCTATAAATTTCGGTTGTTATCGTTCCTTCTCCCAATTCATCTCTTTCTGTTAAATTGTTGACTATATAAACCTCGTTATATTCCTTATAGTCCTCAGCTACTATAGGTGATAAAATTTTAATAGCTTCATTTTTGTGGATATAAGCAGAAAAACTTATCGATGAAAACCATATTGTCAATAAAATTATAAACTTCTTAACCATTTTTAATTCCTCCAACTTTAATTTTTTTACCTATAACTTAAGTAAAATTTAAATTTTAGCTCTACAATAATAGTTCTTAATTTTGATAAAGTCAATCTTTTTAAAGTTATTCATTTTTTCCCCTACAAATGGGATCTGCCACCCCAGAGGACTTAAGTCTGTGGTTATTAAACCAATTTACACGATTCTCAACAAATCCTTTACCGTCAGTTTTATTAGCAAAAGTAATGCTAAATAATAATAGAATACCTATAGAGATTAACCATTTTTTCCATTTGAATTCCTCCTTTAAATTTATAATTATATTTTCTCACGTATGACTTCCTAAAATGTAATCGTATTATATAATTAATGTTCATTTTTTACTATCAAAATTAAATTTATGATGAAAACTGAATAAAAAAATGCTTAAAATTCAGTTTTTTCATTTTTTATAACTTAGATTGTCAAATTAAATACTATTTTAATTTTTTAGAAGGAATTTTATTCCCTAAACAAAACAAAAAAACTGCAGAGGAGTTCTCTGCAGTTTTTCTTATTTTAACTTTATCTTTAGAAGTTATAGAATACCTTATAAGCTCTATAGATTTCATATACATCATATTTTGAAGCTAATTCCATAGGCGAATGCATCGATAATAATGCAGCTCCTGCATCAATAGTTCTAATACCATAGTGAGCTAAGAACATAGCTACAGTTCCGCCTCCACCTTCGTCTACCTTTCCAAGCATTCCAGTCTGCCATTTGATATTTGCATCATCAAATATAGATCTAAGTTCCGCAACAAATTCTGCATCTGCATCAGATGATCCACCTTTTCCACCTGATCCAGTATATTTAGTAAGAACTATTCCATATCCTAATTTACTTGCATTTTGCTCATCATGAACAGATTTAAACAATGGATTAAGACCAGCATTTACGTCAGATGATAGTGCATGTGAGTTCCATAATACTTTTCTTAAGATCTGATCGTTAAATTTATCTCCTACGATTTTATAGATGATGTCACCCATAAAATAATCTAAATATCTAGATTGTAATCCTGTAGATCCCATAGATCCGACTTCTTCTTTATCTGCTAAATAACAGATAGAAGTTCTTCTAGGAGTTTCCTTTAGGTCAAACATAGATATCATAGAAGTATATCCACAGATTCTATCGTCGTGACCATATGCTCCTACAATACCTCTGTCAAGACCGATATCTCTTGCTTTTTCTGCTGGAACTAATTGTAATTCAGCTGAGATAAAATCCTCTTCCACTATTCCATAATCATCGTTTAATTTCTTTAAGATAGTGTATTTAAAGTGTTCTTTCATCTCTCCATCTTTCATAGTTGTAGGAATAGACCCTACTAAGATGTTCATCTCTTCACCTTTTAATACTTCACTAGCTTTTCTATCTCTTTGTACATGTCTATCTAAATGAGGTAATAGATCAGGAATTACAAATACAGGATCTGTAGGATCTTCACCAATAACTATATTTATTAATTTACCACTTTTTAAAGCTACTACACCGTGTAGAGATAACGCTCTAGATGCCCATTGATATTTCTTTATTCCACCATAGTAATGAGTTTGTAAAAGTGCAAAATCACCATCTTCATATAATGGATTTTGCTTTAAGTCTAATCTAGGAGAATCTACATGAGATACTACAAAGTTAGCTCCCTTTAAAATATCTTCCTTTCCAATAACTGCTAAGATAAGGTTTTTCCCTCTATTGTTATAGAAAACCTTGTCCCCGGCTTTTAAAGTTTCCATAGATTCTGCATCTACGAAACCATTAGCCTCAGCCATCTTTTGAGAATAAGTAATTACTTCTCTCTCTGTTTTAGCTGTATCTAAAAATTCTTTGTATCCTTCTGAAAAATCCATTACATTTTTTTTAGCAGATTCTTCAATATCTTTCCATCCATTTTCTTTTTTGTAAAACATTATTTCCTCCCCTTTTTAAACTCCTAAACAAAATGAGTTTATCATAATACACTACTTTCAACTGCATTTCTTAATTTAATACTAAAATACAGTTAAAACCTACTTGAATAGTACCACATTTTTACGCTTTTTCAACAATAAAAGTTTAAATTTTATTTTTATTTTTTATAATTCTCTGTCAGTTCTAAAAATAGCTCTATGTCCTCTTTTACCTGCTCCAATGAACTTCTCCAAAAAGCAATATCTGTCACATCTATATCAGCTAATTTAGCTACATCTTCCACATTTTTCTGCCCCGTTAATTTAAGTAGATTATCATATTTTGGTAAAAAAGCTTCTCTATCTTTTAAATACTGCGAGTATAACCCTCTTCCAAATAAAGCACCAAATGCATAAGGGAAGTTATAAAAACTCAACCCAGGTCTGTAGTAATGGCCTTTATTTACCCACATATATGGATGTAGAGTATCTTCATCTAATCCGTCTCCATAAGATTTCTTTTGGGCATCTAACATGATCTCTTTTAATTGATCTGAACTTAAGATATTATCCTTTCTTTCATTGAATACTGTTTCTTCAAAGATATATCTACTCAATATATCTACCGTTACCTGAGTTACATCCTGTAATGAGCTCTCTAAAAGGAAGATTTTTTCCTCATTGTCTGCGTCTAACAACGCATTTTTCATGACTATAGTTTCACACATAATAGATGCTGTCTCTGCTACTGGCATTGTATAGCTTGTATTTAAGATGCTTTGACCGAATATACAGTCACCGTGATATGCATGTCCTAATTCATGGGCTAGTGTAAGTACTCCAGAGAAAGTTCCTGTAAAATTATGTAAAATTCTACTTTGTTTAATCGGCGGTATATTGGCACAAAATGCTCCTCCGACCTTTCCTTTTTTAGGAGTATAATCAACCCAGTTCTCGTTGAATGCTCTCTCTGCTACTCCTCTCAACTTAGGAGAAAACGATCCAAAGTTTTTTAATACATAATCCTGTGCTTCCTCAATGGTAAATGTTTTATCTGCACTTCCAATTGGAGCAAACAATCCATAAAAAGGTAACCCATTTTCATACCCTAATATCTCACCTTTTCTCTTTAGATATTTTCTAAAATATGGCAGATATTCTTTGATTGCATCTAATAATGCATCCAATGTTTCCTTTGTCATTCTAGAATCTGTCAGTGTCTTAGAGATAGGCATCTCATAACCTCTGAGATCGTTTATAGTATTAACTTCTCCCTTTATAGAATTAAGAGAAGAGGCTATTGATTTTTCTATTTTTTTATAAGCTTTTAATTCTGCTTCAAAAGCTATTTTTCTGATATTTGCATCCTTATCTTGAGCTAAGTTTCTTACTTCTGATAAAGTTATTATTTTATCCTCTCCACCTAAGTTTATTTCTACATCCAGTGTAGAAGTCAGAGCTCCATGGAGGTTACTCCAAGCTGTTGCCCCTGTCTGTCCCAATTTAGAAAGTAGAAATTCTGTTTTTTCATCTAAGATATACCTATTATTTTCCTTTATTTGTCTCAAATAAAATTCATGTTCCTTTAAAAAATCACTTTTATTTAGCATCTCATCGATATCTAAATTTGCTATCCATTTTTTGGCTCTAGTCTCTATCTCTGTTGTCTCTGAATATTTATTTGATAATAAATTTATATATTTTATTGCATTTGAATCAGACGTATTTGTAGATTTTGTCAACGATGAAAACGCTCCTAAAGTTCTGTATAGAGTTGCTGATTTTGCCAGTGTTTTTATATACCCTTCTACAGTTTCCACCTTGTCATCCAATCTGTCTTTATAACTGTTTAACTCCGCTATATTTTCATCTAATCTGATTAAATCCTCGTTAAACTCCTTTGAGTCAAATGACGGATAGAGTTTATCTAAATTCCAATTATTCATAATTCCCTCCTAAGAAAAAGGAGCTTATCCACCCTTAGATGGATAAGCTCCTTTTTTTATACATATCTCTTAAAATTTAAAAACAAATTTTATTACGAGATAAAATAATAAACAAGCTATTAAAACTACAGGTACGATAGTTGTCAACGCCGCAATTATAAGTGCTTTAGCATCGTTCTTTTCAAATTCTGTTTTATCTATTAATTTTTTTAATTCATCATTTTCCCGTTTAAGCTTTTCTTTTTTTGAAACAAGGTCTTCCATAGTCCCTTTTTCTTTGTCTCTAAACAATATCTGCTCCCTTATAGTGACAAGCTACAAAGTGACCCTCTGAAACTTCTTGCCACTTAGGTTCCTCTGCTTTACAGACATCCTTAGCTATAGGACATCTAGTATGGAATTTACACCCAGATGGAGGAGTTACATTTGAAGGAATATCTCCTTCTAATACAATCCTCTTTCTATTCTTTATAATATCTAGATCCGTTTCTGGGATGGAAGATAATAATGCTTTTGTATATGGATGTTGAGGAGATGCATATAGATTTTTTTTAGGAGCTAATTCTACCATATTTCCTAAATACATTACACCAATCCTATCAGAGATATGTTTTACAACTGAAAGGTCATGAGATATAAATAGATATGACATTCCAAATTCCTTTTTCAAATCATTTAATAAATTTATTACCTGTGACTGAATAGATACATCTAGTGCAGATACCGCTTCATCACAAACGATAAATTTAGGTTTTAAAGCTAACGATCTAGCTATTCCAATTCTTTGTCTTTGTCCTCCACTAAATTCATGAGGAAATCTATAGATCATATAGTCATCTAGTCCACAGGTTTTCATTATTTTCTTTACATATGTTTCAAGTTCCTTAGACCCTCTTTTATATATCTTATGCTCTACTAAAGCTTCTCCAATTATATTACCCACTGTCATCCTAGGATTTAATGATGAATATGGATCTTGGAATATTATCTGCA is from Psychrilyobacter atlanticus DSM 19335 and encodes:
- a CDS encoding aminopeptidase encodes the protein MFYKKENGWKDIEESAKKNVMDFSEGYKEFLDTAKTEREVITYSQKMAEANGFVDAESMETLKAGDKVFYNNRGKNLILAVIGKEDILKGANFVVSHVDSPRLDLKQNPLYEDGDFALLQTHYYGGIKKYQWASRALSLHGVVALKSGKLINIVIGEDPTDPVFVIPDLLPHLDRHVQRDRKASEVLKGEEMNILVGSIPTTMKDGEMKEHFKYTILKKLNDDYGIVEEDFISAELQLVPAEKARDIGLDRGIVGAYGHDDRICGYTSMISMFDLKETPRRTSICYLADKEEVGSMGSTGLQSRYLDYFMGDIIYKIVGDKFNDQILRKVLWNSHALSSDVNAGLNPLFKSVHDEQNASKLGYGIVLTKYTGSGGKGGSSDADAEFVAELRSIFDDANIKWQTGMLGKVDEGGGGTVAMFLAHYGIRTIDAGAALLSMHSPMELASKYDVYEIYRAYKVFYNF
- a CDS encoding M3 family oligoendopeptidase gives rise to the protein MNNWNLDKLYPSFDSKEFNEDLIRLDENIAELNSYKDRLDDKVETVEGYIKTLAKSATLYRTLGAFSSLTKSTNTSDSNAIKYINLLSNKYSETTEIETRAKKWIANLDIDEMLNKSDFLKEHEFYLRQIKENNRYILDEKTEFLLSKLGQTGATAWSNLHGALTSTLDVEINLGGEDKIITLSEVRNLAQDKDANIRKIAFEAELKAYKKIEKSIASSLNSIKGEVNTINDLRGYEMPISKTLTDSRMTKETLDALLDAIKEYLPYFRKYLKRKGEILGYENGLPFYGLFAPIGSADKTFTIEEAQDYVLKNFGSFSPKLRGVAERAFNENWVDYTPKKGKVGGAFCANIPPIKQSRILHNFTGTFSGVLTLAHELGHAYHGDCIFGQSILNTSYTMPVAETASIMCETIVMKNALLDADNEEKIFLLESSLQDVTQVTVDILSRYIFEETVFNERKDNILSSDQLKEIMLDAQKKSYGDGLDEDTLHPYMWVNKGHYYRPGLSFYNFPYAFGALFGRGLYSQYLKDREAFLPKYDNLLKLTGQKNVEDVAKLADIDVTDIAFWRSSLEQVKEDIELFLELTENYKK
- a CDS encoding ABC transporter ATP-binding protein produces the protein MENRKIILETKGLKQHFPTGKRKNGERLFVKANDGIDMVLYEGETIGIVGESGCGKSTFGRSLLKLYTPTAGKIIYDNKDITDLSVKQMVPLRREMQIIFQDPYSSLNPRMTVGNIIGEALVEHKIYKRGSKELETYVKKIMKTCGLDDYMIYRFPHEFSGGQRQRIGIARSLALKPKFIVCDEAVSALDVSIQSQVINLLNDLKKEFGMSYLFISHDLSVVKHISDRIGVMYLGNMVELAPKKNLYASPQHPYTKALLSSIPETDLDIIKNRKRIVLEGDIPSNVTPPSGCKFHTRCPIAKDVCKAEEPKWQEVSEGHFVACHYKGADIV